A stretch of Kazachstania africana CBS 2517 chromosome 7, complete genome DNA encodes these proteins:
- the RBK1 gene encoding putative ribokinase (similar to Saccharomyces cerevisiae RBK1 (YCR036W); ancestral locus Anc_1.138) produces MGITIVGSLNYDLVTFTSRIPDSGETFRASNFETHAGGKGLNQTVAISRLRKPNADYPVRMIGNVGDDSFGRELLDVLSQNKVDTSHVGALAGVNTGVANIIVEQEKGGQNRILIVEGANGGTVYTSDELKSLFDSMYSQKEMVVLQHEIPDPVSIMKWVNENKPGYQIVYNPSPFQPLKRDSWALVDILVVNEIEALQVAQCTYDGNHLRSIKDSVNKDFIEGYKQLCKLFQADLVNENKSATVIITLGVKRRLFSSKAQPDVGYLPAVTGIKVVDTTGAGDTFLGAVVTQLYEGEQLATGISFATTASSLAIQKSGAAESIPSHAEVNAATGDS; encoded by the coding sequence ATGGGTATTACTATCGTAGGTTCACTAAATTACGACTTGGTTACTTTCACAAGTCGTATTCCTGACTCTGGTGAGACCTTTAGGGCAAGTAATTTCGAGACTCATGCTGGTGGTAAAGGTTTGAACCAGACAGTCGCAATTTCTAGGTTGAGAAAGCCTAATGCTGATTACCCCGTTCGTATGATCGGTAACGTTGGTGACGATTCATTTGGTAGGGAGTTGCTGGATGTTTTAAGCCAGAACAAAGTTGATACCTCTCATGTAGGAGCTTTAGCAGGGGTCAATACCGGTGTGGCCAATATTATAGTAGAGCAAGAGAAAGGTGGTCAAAATAGAATTCTTATAGTGGAGGGTGCTAATGGAGGGACTGTTTACACGTCGGATGAGCTTAAGAGTCTGTTCGATTCCATGTATTCTCAGAAGGAAATGGTGGTTCTACAACACGAGATTCCTGATCCTGTTTCAATCATGAAATGGGTGAATGAGAACAAACCAGGTTACCAGATAGTTTATAATCCTTCACCTTTTCAACCACTGAAGAGGGATAGCTGGGCCCTTGTAGATATACTGGTGgtaaatgaaattgaggCATTACAAGTCGCCCAATGCACATATGATGGGAATCACCTCCGTTCTATCAAAGATTCTGTAaataaagattttattgaagGCTATAAACAGTTATGTAAGTTATTCCAGGCTGATTTAGTAAACGAGAATAAGTCAGCTACAGTTATAATTACGTTGGGGGTAAAGAGGCGTTTATTTTCGTCAAAGGCACAACCTGATGTTGGGTACCTGCCTGCAGTAACCGGCATCAAAGTGGTTGATACTACAGGTGCTGGCGATACCTTCTTAGGTGCAGTGGTCACGCAACTTTATGAGGGGGAGCAATTAGCCACCGGTATATCGTTTGCGACAACAGCAAGCTCACTAGCAATCCAGAAAAGTGGTGCCGCTGAAA
- the RRP43 gene encoding exosome non-catalytic core subunit RRP43 (similar to Saccharomyces cerevisiae RRP43 (YCR035C); ancestral locus Anc_1.139) — MNYMEAETVEVQPITLQPEVLARISPELSFQRHLSLGFRPSLRGFEEFRDVELEKDSLSRYSTHSDNNVIGSSVVRSGDMFCITKITGGIIEDFEVNADDDFLTKALGENSKNDISRYASVHPVVEVERGRMGACTDEEMTVSQKLYDGVLHSRLIPKKSLAVNPGIRTTDENGEIRVIYPDEQSKEDNILTRDFQSNKKWSYVLYAKIQVFSRTGPVFDLCWNSLIYAIRSVKLPRAFIDERAVDLKMTVRTKGRSATIKETYDILCDPEMCSPLELNEENISFASNYGITDIDFEASLDVDEEDENMEVMEPKTVLIADIDTESEETSIKSIISIIGNERGNLKHVSVIGGGSKVTPDMIKRALLLSKERAKDLSTKI, encoded by the coding sequence ATGAATTATATGGAGGCTGAAACCGTTGAGGTGCAGCCAATCACCTTACAGCCTGAAGTGCTGGCTCGAATTTCGCCGGAACTCTCATTCCAGAGGCATCTTTCATTGGGATTTAGGCCATCATTGAGAGGATTTGAAGAGTTTAGAGACGTTGAGTTGGAAAAAGACAGTCTTTCAAGATACTCTACTCATTCAGATAATAATGTTATTGGTTCTTCGGTGGTGAGAAGTGGAGATATGTTTTGTATAACGAAAATAACGGGTGGTATCATAGAAGATTTCGAAGTAAAtgctgatgatgatttctTAACGAAAGCTCTGGGCGAAAATAGTAAGAATGACATATCGAGATATGCAAGTGTACATCCTGTAGTGGAGGTAGAGCGTGGAAGAATGGGTGCCTGTACAGATGAGGAAATGACAGtttctcaaaaattatatgaCGGCGTATTACATTCAAGATTGATTCCTAAGAAATCGTTAGCAGTTAACCCTGGTATTCGTACCACTGATGAAAATGGAGAAATCAGAGTCATATATCCAGATGAACAGAGTAAAGAGGACAATATCCTGACTAGAGACTTTCAATCCAATAAAAAATGGTCTTACGTACTCTATGCCAAGATTCAAGTCTTTAGTCGTACAGGTCCCGTTTTTGACCTATGTTGGAATTCTTTAATATATGCAATAAGATCAGTCAAATTACCTAGAGCGTTCATAGATGAAAGAGCcgttgatttgaaaatgactGTAAGGACTAAAGGCAGAAGCGCCACGATAAAGGAAACTTACGATATATTGTGTGATCCTGAAATGTGCTCTCCGTTAGAATTGAACGAAGagaatatttcatttgCATCAAATTATGGTATTACCGacattgattttgaagcatCTTTGGATGTGGATGAGGAGGATGAAAACATGGAGGTCATGGAACCAAAGACCGTTCTAATAGCAGATATAGACACTGAATCGGAAGAAACTAGCATAAAATCTATAATTTCCATCATTGGAAATGAGCGGGGCAATCTCAAACACGTGAGCGTCATTGGTGGTGGTTCAAAAGTTACACCTGATATGATTAAGAGGGCACTTCTTTTGTCCAAGGAAAGAGCAAAAGATTTATCCaccaaaatataa
- the ELO2 gene encoding fatty acid elongase ELO2 (similar to Saccharomyces cerevisiae FEN1 (YCR034W) and ELO1 (YJL196C); ancestral locus Anc_1.140), translated as MNGTVLNSTTTVLENYSLLNDYMPTLDRPFFNISLWDNFNALVTCATNGRFVPNEFEFVPGKLPLSTLPEVLAAIATYYIVIFGGRAVLSNSEPFKLNGIFQLHNLLLTSGSFILLVLIAEQAIPVIARHGFYYAICDIGAWTPQLVFLYYVNYLFKYYEFVDTLFLVFKHKKLTFLHTYHHGATALLCYTQLIGTTSISWTVISMNLAVHVLMYWYYFLAARGIRVWWKEWVTRFQIIQFILDIALIYFAVYQKAAHLFFPTLPHCGDCVGSPPATFSGCAIISSYLVLFISFYINVYKRKGTKTSRVVKRAHGGVAAKVNEYVNVDIDTVATPSPSPTPDARRRK; from the coding sequence ATGAATGGAACTGTTTTAAACTCTACCACTACGGTGCTAGAAAATTATTCTCTTTTAAACGACTATATGCCAACTTTAGATCGtcctttcttcaatatctcACTCTGGGATAACTTCAATGCCCTTGTAACATGTGCCACCAATGGTAGATTTGTTCCAAATGAATTCGAATTTGTCCCAGGTAAATTACCATTGAGTACGTTACCTGAAGTCCTAGCTGCTATCGCTACTTACTACATCGTCATCTTTGGCGGTAGAGCAGTCTTAAGCAACTCTGAacctttcaaattgaacGGTATTTTCCAACTTCACAACTTACTATTGACTTCTGGATCCTTTATTTTACTTGTCCTAATTGCAGAACAAGCTATTCCAGTGATTGCCAGACACGGTTTCTATTATGCCATCTGTGATATCGGCGCATGGACCCCACAACTAGTCTTCCTTTACTACGTTAATTACCTTTTCAAGTACTACGAATTCGTTGACACTCTATTTTTGGTCTTCAAGCACAAGAAATTAACTTTCTTACACACTTACCACCACGGTGCTACCGCTTTACTTTGTTACACTCAATTAATAGGTACTACATCTATCTCTTGGACAGTCATCTCTATGAATTTGGCCGTCCATGTCTTAATGTACTGGTACTATTTCCTAGCTGCTAGAGGTATCAGAGTTTGGTGGAAAGAGTGGGTCACTAGATTccaaatcattcaattcatcttAGATATCGCACTTATCTATTTTGCCGTTTACCAAAAAGCTGCTCACTTATTTTTCCCAACTTTACCACATTGTGGTGACTGTGTTGGTTCCCCTCCAGCTACTTTCTCTGGTTGTGCCATCATCTCCTCTTACTTAGTTTTATTCATCAGTTTCTACATCAACGTTTACAAGCGCAAAGGAACCAAGACTAGTAGGGTCGTTAAACGTGCTCACGGTGGTGTTGCTGCCAAGGTCAACGAATACGTCAATGTTGATATCGACACTGTTGCTACCCCATCTCCTTCTCCAACCCCTGATGctagaagaagaaaataa
- the SNT1 gene encoding Snt1p (similar to Saccharomyces cerevisiae SNT1 (YCR033W); ancestral locus Anc_1.141): MGYPPPPRRISDKKRYYYSNNPNRRPSYTKKPYTKPFGTPFPQQGVSNIPSPSAGPVHPSSSRPVSNLGPDGSARHSRYDPTSGSKLPVKDLHKYSSTPTNTTTRYSGSRYNPDSETLAASAGGPPSNFTESSSIISPEPTKSRYSRNGPSRYNPQQHSIPKTLYYPESATGSPVSPFQHLASSNRPRSMESMSNETNYSYVAQNISANVRSNKHNSITNSNPNSTSGFFNRSNKWRNHSVADLNTPIAEMNSGRRSVSKHDGDRFINSPPSAITNRPSFSKDNINEVEEVSNASTPVEDLDNSSTDTELKSLQTSNPHSLGSSLINSVPQTTRETEKQALTGNKKALGPSYTPESKDVDSTISHADYLDYKKDLNENLQQTDLKTMWSSGIDLSSLNVPSRSEKDNKEINLEKEQIKNLKVKELEKLQNHEDKELESLLDKRSTRTFLDHEYVCISDPKLLRTNFSEIKNDPIVPYSTPKDEVKSCIFPMREPEMKLWELKSKERAEIVMHQKYLFRKPVKSFKVYPFFSNNVLIHKQATRPLLIRSIQKMKRYEYLNKLKLKKFFFKFEEEWEHDCKTFEDVSKKLREAEIEYNKTLEAEDREREEREKGIDQRKSVGSSRRRNRADFVDDAEIENVLLQIDPDYKHIQAAASIPSMILDPIEKFSMKFQNVNNLVTDKNNWAKRVLKDGIDTFTEQEHELFLDAYLNNPKKFGKISHLMGGLRTAEECVLHYYRTKKEVDYKALLKAKNEKRKSNARRKRKKINEVENESPIIESPVVEKPLISHGDTSRVENHIESATLVKEETMEVSKNTLNGERMVNENHYGPVTESNEKDNNEVESLATGKTEDDVIESDSAVVVAIDNNQTSQNIGLEPPVIPLKYDAINESEKDVHESLHIDDKVTDDHNKTDHILSQDEAEMSEGNDTAQRKKMKLNDHKSSYWSVKEANAFPDLLKQFGSRWTLISEKLGTKSTTMVRNYYQRNAAQFGWKALVEEADFRRNSKSLGSLQEAQMLIQPDQRSLSNNIPEQQKPALGFFSSQPSNNSFFQNVSGQSTPTHPFSVDPGRSSFSKVSTPVSDLPPPRLPSIQLHGSANISSMRSENVELLTPTLGSKEDTLSSYETKVRPTLPNSGDPSQSSQFIGNRNFTIRSFLNNDDSNATKSKLSSNIIKGRTSPKNIVVQELPASLPLSEAKSSSISSLLNPVTNSSLSPASKNNVTPSMAIFHPPYTIASQATNDTPHAVETNNTLVNKLNFANDPLAALAAIASASENTKSAATQKARE, encoded by the coding sequence atgggGTATCCTCCACCACCTCGCAGGATAAGCGACAAGAAGAGATACTACTACTCCAATAACCCAAACAGAAGACCCTCATATACCAAGAAACCGTACACTAAACCATTTGGTACTCCATTTCCGCAGCAGGGCGTCTCAAATATCCCATCACCTTCTGCAGGACCAGTACATCCTTCTTCAAGTCGACCAGTATCTAATCTAGGGCCAGATGGGAGCGCAAGGCATTCCAGGTATGATCCTACTTCAGGTAGTAAACTACCTGTCAAAGATCTACATAAATATTCAAGTACTCCCACCAATACCACCACTAGATATTCAGGAAGTCGATATAACCCAGATTCAGAAACATTAGCGGCCTCTGCCGGTGGGCCtccatcaaattttacagAATCATCATCTATAATTAGTCCTGAACCCACAAAATCTCgatattcaagaaatggaCCAAGTAGGTACAATCCACAGCAACATAGTATTCCAAAGACATTATATTATCCAGAAAGTGCTACGGGATCACCTGTTTCACCTTTTCAACATCTAGCAAGTAGTAATAGACCCAGATCAATGGAGTCTATGAGTAACGAAACAAATTACAGTTATGTAGCGCAAAATATCAGTGCAAATGTTCGAAGCAACAAGCACAATAGTATCACGAACTCGAATCCTAACAGTACAAGTGGATTTTTTAATAGAAGTAATAAATGGAGAAATCATTCCGTAGCTGATCTCAATACTCCTATAGCTGAGATGAATTCTGGAAGAAGGTCTGTTTCGAAACATGATGGAGACAGATTTATAAATTCACCTCCAAGTGCCATAACTAATCGCCCCAGTTTTTCTAAAGATAATATCAATGAAGTAGAAGAAGTCAGTAATGCAAGTACTCCCGTGGAAGATCTAGATAATTCATCAACTGATACAGAACTAAAATCTTTACAGACGTCAAATCCACACTCTTTAGGATCAAGTTTAATTAATTCCGTTCCTCAAACTACCAGGGAAACTGAAAAGCAAGCACTGACaggaaataaaaaagcACTAGGGCCATCATATACACCAGAATCTAAGGATGTAGATTCGACTATTAGTCATGCTGACTATCTTGATTATaagaaagatttgaatgaaaactTACAACAAACCGATCTAAAAACAATGTGGTCCTCTGGAATCGATCTGTCATCGCTCAATGTCCCTTCTCGTTCGGAAAAggataataaagaaataaatttagaaaaagaacaaattaAGAATCTCAAAgttaaagaattagaaaaactCCAGAACCATGAAGATAAGGAATTAGAATCACTTTTAGATAAGAGGAGCACCAGAACCTTCTTGGACCATGAATATGTATGTATTAGTGATCCAAAACTTCTGAGGACAAATTTCtctgaaattaaaaatgatcCTATCGTGCCATATAGTACACCAAAAGATGAAGTAAAATCATGCATTTTCCCTATGAGAGAACCAGAAATGAAACTTTGGGAACTAAAAAGCAAGGAGAGAGCCGAGATTGTGATGcatcaaaaatatctaTTCAGAAAGCCAgtaaaatctttcaaagtttATCCgtttttttctaataatgTCTTAATACATAAGCAAGCAACCAGACCCTTATTAATAAGGTCCATACAGAAAATGAAGCGatatgaatatttaaataagTTGAAACTAAAGaagtttttctttaaatttgaagaagaatggGAACATGACTGTAAGacttttgaagatgttaGTAAAAAGTTACGAGAAGCAGAAATCGAATACAATAAAACTTTAGAAGCAGAAGAcagagaaagagaagaaaggGAAAAAGGAATAgatcaaagaaaatctgTCGGTTCAtccagaagaagaaatagagCCGATTTTGTTGATGATGCTGAAATAGAAAACGTTCTACTGCAAATTGATCCTGATTATAAACATATTCAAGCAGCTGCATCTATTCCTTCAATGATCCTTGATCCAATCGAAAAATTCTCCATgaagtttcaaaatgtAAATAATCTGGTCACGGATAAAAATAACTGGGCCAAAAGAGTGCTAAAGGATGGAATTGACACATTCACTGAACAGGAACATGAGTTGTTTTTAGACgcttatttgaataatccAAAAAAATTCGGAAAAATTTCACATTTGATGGGAGGTTTAAGAACAGCAGAAGAATGTGTATTGCATTATTATagaacaaagaaagaagtaGACTACAAGGCTTTATTGAAagcaaaaaatgaaaagaggAAGAGTAATGCAAGACgcaagaggaagaaaatcaatgaaGTAGAGAATGAAAGCCCTATTATTGAATCACCCGTTGTTGAAAAGCCACTAATTTCCCATGGTGACACCTCCAGGGTTGAAAATCATATTGAATCCGCTACGTTAGTAAAGGAAGAAACGATGGAAGTGAGCAAAAACACTCTAAATGGAGAAAGGATGGTAAACGAAAATCATTATGGACCAGTAACTGAAagcaatgaaaaagataataatgaagttgaaagTCTAGCAACTGGAAAAACGGAAGATGATGTAATTGAATCTGATAGTGCGGTTGTCGTTGCTATTGATAACAATCAAACATCACAGAATATAGGACTGGAACCTCCAGTGATTCCTTTGAAATACGATGCAATTAACGAAAGTGAGAAAGATGTCCATGAAAGCTTGCATATTGATGACAAAGTTACTGATGACCATAATAAGACTGACCATATTCTATCACAAGATGAGGCTGAGATGTCTGAAGGGAATGATACGGCAcagaggaaaaaaatgaaattgaatgatcATAAATCTAGTTATTGGAGTGTTAAAGAAGCTAATGCGTTCCCTGACTTATTAAAGCAATTTGGATCTCGTTGGACCTTGATATCAGAAAAGCTAGGAACTAAATCTACCACTATGGTTAGAAATTACTATCAGAGAAATGCAGCTCAGTTTGGTTGGAAGGCTTTGGTGGAAGAAGCAGATTTCAGgagaaattcaaaaagtttAGGATCTCTTCAAGAGGCTCAAATGCTAATTCAACCTGACCAAAGAAGCTTAAGTAATAATATACCGGAACAACAAAAGCCAGCTCTTGGATTCTTTTCAAGCCAACCAAGCAACAACagcttttttcaaaacGTAAGTGGACAGAGCACACCAACACATCCTTTCAGTGTGGATCCTGGAAGAAGTTCCTTTTCGAAGGTCAGTACGCCTGTCTCCGATCTTCCCCCTCCAAGGCTGCCTTCTATTCAGTTACATGGTAGCGCTAATATAAGCTCGATGCGATCAGAAAACGTTGAGTTGTTAACTCCTACTCTTGGGAGCAAGGAAGATACTTTAAGTAGTTATGAAACTAAAGTACGCCCTACCTTGCCAAACAGCGGCGACCCATCTCAATCGAGTCAATTTATTGGCAACAGGAATTTTACGATAAGAAgttttttaaataatgatgattcCAATGCAACTAAATCAAAACTTTCATCCAACATTATTAAAGGTAGAACGTCACCCAAAAACATTGTAGTTCAAGAATTACCCGCTTCATTACCACTGTCAGAAGCAAAGTCGAGTTCCATTTCTTCGTTACTAAATCCAGTGACAAACTCTAGCCTTTCCCCCGCAAGCAAAAATAACGTGACACCTTCCATGGCTATTTTCCATCCTCCTTATACCATCGCGTCACAGGCCACAAATGACACACCACATGCAGTTGAGACGAATAATACGCTGGTAAACAAACTCAATTTTGCTAACGATCCACTAGCAGCTCTAGCAGCAATCGCATCCGCATCGGAGAACACCAAATCCGCCGCTACCCAGAAGGCAAGAGAATAA